The genomic window TTGAATTCAATTATAAAGGAAAAAGACTGTATAAGACTGCCGAACGCTCAGAAAAGAAGCTGAAAAGTGTTGCCATTAACAAAAGGAAAGACTTTCAACTACGTGGTTTGCAAATAACCAGGAATGGATTCTATAATTGTAAACGCAAAACGTATCAAACAGGCGATATAACAAGTAAATACacttaaagatttttttacaaataaatctgTGCTCGTGtcgatttatatatatttctgcattaaaaattaccttattccaacacaaaatttttttagaaagttCCAAAACTCAAAGATTTCGAggtaaattttacttaattattacgtaatttttaaatctaaaattcctatttatttacatttaaacaaatcTGCGGGTTCATTGACGTTCTGAGTACATAAAACAATCGTCAGGTGACACTAGATAGGCTACTGACTTCTCGAACGATTAGatacttttttttaggttttaccaCTCACTAAGTCCTTCACAAAAACTATCCCAATCGATGAATCAGCAGAAAGGTTAATGCGAAATAAATCTATAAATTTTTTGGTTGAAACCTACATAttgtactataaaaaaattaagcgatttttatttttctctaacaaaaaattgtaacatgcgCAATCACAGAAAATCGTAATTCTATTACTTTTTACTGAGCTATGTGGTCACTAAATTTTGCTCGACGAAAATGTATTGCTTGTTAATTGTCGACGCTATATGGTTacagtatttgttttgttttaagtcTAGAGGCACCCAGGGCAACAACGAAAAAGTATCTTAACATTGTGTGTGTAAAAGACGTCTCAAAATAttgaaaacgtttttgaaatgaaactttgTTAATTAATATGCTGTTTTTACAAGTTGTGTAATAGTctgaatagttaaaaaaatgtacTATACAACTCACGTGTGCAAACAACGGTTACAAAGGTCTTGTAAAATATACAGTTTCTATTTCTGAAGACCCGTTCGGAGCTTGAtagcaattaaattattattttattaaaatatattttcttaagtcCCGTGTTGACATAATAAAGCCGTGTACGAAATATTATATCAAGTGACGATATACATATATTTTAGGTGTTCATAAATACACACTGCCACATGTCACTTTGAAAGGACTGTGATGCATTTGTTGGTTTGTCATTCTGGTCTGCAAGTTTTATTACAATGTCACTGTATTCATCTATCATACAGATTGGTGTAGAATTTCATAAAATTGCATACAATAAGGAAAAATCCAACCCTTGGAAATATCaagttatatataattataactttGGCGATAAATATAATCGGATCGTagggtatttatttaaaaaaattataaaaaaaagaaaaataacaatgACTATATTTCACCATTCTCtttggaaataaatattattaaatattattaccgATGTGTTCACgtaagctctttttttttttttttttaattgtgcttcagGTCTTACTGGCTGTGAGGGCAATACAGACGGACTCACACCACCACAATTGTAGGAGTATTGAAGGAGAAATCCGCTATTGAGTATCGTCTGACATGATCTCCGCACATCATGGAAAACCGAAATCAGGTTAGCTGGACCAATTGTGCAGCAGTGTTCGAGAGGTTGTGAATAGGCGCGAAGGGTGCGCCGCAGCGCGGTTATTGGTTTAAACTCGAAGTCTGTCCATGTGAAGGCACCAGTCCCGGTTGCCACGTGGCTGGAAGAAGGGGTGAGCCTCCGAGTGGGCTGAGGTTATTCAAGAACGTTCTGGTAGCGCCTCGCGGGTAGGAGGCCCGAGGCAGAGAGCATTCAGATTCAGCAGCTATTGCCAGAAGTCGCCATTAGTCGTCAGTCGTCAGTCCTCACCACGACGCCATAGAAGCCAGTTACCGCATGGTGAGGTCGTCATGCTCGTTAGCTGGCACGACCACGCGCCACGACGTTCTCTCCGGAGGTCGCTGGTTCGGGTCCCAGCTACGAGAGACGAGATGTCGTGTTCGGCTCTGGCGAGGGAGGTTGGGCATTGTCAGCGGGCCTTCGTTCCACCAGGCTCGGGCGAGTTCGCCAGGCGGCAAGTGGTACTCGCTGCCCGAGTTCCACCGCGAGAGACGACCGAGTCGCGGGCCCTAGGCGGGGGAGACGCGGGAGCATTCACCGAGaacactcgctgggcgagtgagGCTGAACGAGCAGCGACAACACCCAGCTGCGAGGTGACCTCGGTCGATGCCAGTCTGCTGGGTCCTGGCCGAGAAGTAACGCGAGTTCAGGGACCGGAGCCGACGACGAGTGCCGATGAGACAAGGAGCGACGGTATCAAGGCGAGCAAACCGGTCAGCACAAGACCTGTGGGTACTCGCTGGTGCTTCATGGTGTGTGAATACGAGGAGCTAGTTCGTGATCACTGTGGCAGATTTGAAGAAAAGTAGCTTTAAGGTTAAAACTGGACTGAACCGAGTATGAACCGAGTATTAACCGGTATTTTCTGTTTAAAGTAAAGACGTGTTAACGTCGCAAGTAAAAGAGAACGGCTTGaagagtttattaataatttaaaatcttaaaacttaaaaaaaaaaccattctaAGGATTTAGAAGCGAGTCCATATTTAGTATTAAAGAATTCTCTCAGTCAAATATTattgttttcaaataattaaaaagtattggtatttttatattgtttgctTTTATGACTTTTAAAGTGAAGGCCTTAAAGAAGCAGTCACCCAGGCGAATTAAAAAATCTGTCTATTGAATTTATGCCTTGTACTTataaaatgaataataatggacTTGAAATAATTTGTGATTAGTGTCACTATTATTACACACGTTAATATTGTGGCAACACAGCGCATAACAAAATcacataaatattacattaaatctTATACAGGGGGAGTAGGTAATTAAACATTTCATCATTAAGTTATTATAGATTAAGTTAAAACACTGAAATATAATACGTACAGTTTTATCACGTTAACATTTTTCAGTTTGGAGAAttttaactacttttttttagataagtaaaaaaaaaaaaacgtgttggTAGGTGCTCTAGTCACAGTGAGTGTGAAAGCGAGTGCGCTCAGGTGTGAAGCGCCGCGGTGCGCGGGCGAGGCTAATGGAGGGCGGAGGGTCGCAGTccggccgccaggggcgccacAATCAGGCGGCCTTTGTCGCGGCGCGCGCCTGATTGCGTGGGCCGGCCGGCAATCACATCAGGCGGTCAGCCGCGCCCGCGGAATGCGGCGCGAGGCGGACTTGCCCGAGCTCGCCCGAGGGCGCCCGAACAGGGCCGCCTCCCGCCCGGGGAGTGGACCAGCAGACCGCCGGGCGACTGTGGCGCCACAAGCACTGCACTTATCTCGTCTATTGCCATCAATCTCATAAAATACCATTTAAGTTTCATAATGATGAAATATGTGTTTGTATGATTTATAATACTTTTTGTTTTGCCAAAATTTTGCGCCCTTGATGGCTACAGCCCGCGCTTTTCAAACAGACTAAAATGCATAAACTGTGATGAAAGCatatacataacttttttttttacttctctaaAAACCATAGTAGTAATATATTCTCCAAAATTAAACGTTGTAATGTgccaaaaatgtatatattaaaaattttagtgttttaatattatcaaaataGCTTTTAGgagaataattattttcatataaaaaattaatgaagataATAAAATGCTTACAAAATCATGATGAAATTACGTTTTATGCACAAATATTTATTCCagcaaatcaaaattaaaaacctttcatatgtaatttaatttcagataaaatattaaatctaaaagttttaaaaaataataggtAGGAATAAcgtgaaaaatatattaataagacgCGATACATTTCAAATCACATTTCTGAGATAATGCTGGCAGCTGATATTCACTCTTAAAATAACTGTTGCACTATTAAAATAAACTGCCATAGTTCCAAAGGATAGTTCAtctaatttaacaaaaaaatttatatattaggaatttaatttttatgaaatagttataacttattatttggtataaaataaatactttggtTGGTGTTACCTACCTGTAAATATTCTAGATATTGAATAAAcgattagttttaaatatttttgaatgattTGTTACTAAACTATAAGTTAAACACAGATGCTATTACTAAAGTGGTTTCCGTGCCTTTCAGTAAAGGATTGTAAAAACAATGTTGTTACGAGAGCGTAAAATATGactcgtaaggatagcccaattaaatttatacagttttatttgctacttaagtttacattactaattaaatcaccacactttaATATCTTTTCATTATTCACTAAATATACGTCCAGTCcattcacactcctcactgcagctgggctcaacagtggttcgccccttacctcgcacctgtcctcacacacacagtctcgcgccactcagtcgcactcgcacggGCCCGTCGCTCCACGTCGCGCCGCTCACAAGGAGGGTCTGTCATCCTCATCGCCCAaatcgcacttcactcaactctcACTttgaactctcggaactcccacggaggccacgcttttataccagttggccgtctttcttgaaccgactggagtggttgtgacgtgtcgtgtCATCCCGGGACAACctgacgctcgaagcatccagaatagcggcgcattattcacgccactccacgcggcggcctctgtaagcccgcggGATTTCCAGGCCACTCAGGGATGGCTAATAGCGCCGAGGAAGGATGGTGCGGTGGCAGGGGTGTGGCGAGACCCGGCCGTCCTAATCCCCAACGGTatgcgcgcatgacgtcagtggcacCGCCGTGCGGGGCCCCGGGCCAGACTACCGCTGCAAGGCCCGCACAGGTACCTGGCACAGTCGCGGCCCTGCTTCCCAGTTCGGAACAGTATGGTAAAAGGTTTTCTCAgaattacaatgaaattatttttaaactatttgcACATATATTGAGAACAAAAACTCTATATTCTGTAAAACCATGTTTATCATACTTTCCAGAACTATAATATTTTCTTGTTCAGAGAAAcgtgttttatttattgcaaTGGAATCCATTCGAACAATTTACATTGATTTATTCATGGATTAACAAGCAAGTATTTATACAACATAtgctatgattttttaaaaaaaaaaatactatttttttattgtttgtacaAACATTAACGTAAGAacttatttattgaatttatttattggGAAACTTAGTGAATCCGCCGCAGACAGCAGGAGAAAAATAATTCTTCAATAAAGTATCTCAGTCTCGCAGCTCTAGCTGCATGGTTCTCCATCCACCAACAAATAATGACAGCTACAACAATAATTTAAGCTGTAAATTTcaaaaatgtgtaattattatATGCTTAACATGTACAACTCGTAAGCGTTTCTTCATAAGTACCAGCAGATTTCACAAACTTAAGCGCAATAAGCACCAATAATTCCAGATGATGACAAAATTTTGGTCAAATTTATTTCCACAAGTTTAATGTTTTAAGTTGTTATGGGGCGAAGCGCATCCCCGCCTAACTTATATCTAGTCGATGATCGCCGTGCCGGTGATATGCTGCCTGGCATCTTCGAAGCCTGCGAGGTAGACTGCCAGCGTTGCAGTTGATGCCTGACGTATAGGCCACCCGACGTACGGGAGCAAAATAAGTGTTATCctgtataaaaatatacataaatatagtttaaaaaactaaaaaaacatgcttttaaagaatatcaaactaaaaagttaaaaataaatatagtttaaaaaactaaagaaacttgcttttaaagattatcaaactaaaaagtaaaaaataattttaaaattaaatttatgacaatagtatataagcaatactagtataaatgagaaaaaagcttgaggcgctttgtgccatattttttgaatattaagcgccccatgcttttttctcatttatactagtattgcttatatactattgtcataaatttaattttaaaattattttttactttttagtttgataatctttaaaagcgtgtttctttagttttttaaactatatttatttttaactttttagtttgatattctttaaaagcatgttttttagttttttaaactatatttatttttaactttttagtttgatattctttaaaagcatgtttttttagttttttaaactatatttatgtataattatcatagggaaatgagttaccgacactacctattaccatctgagataactatttggagttgcaacgtcacaaagaaatggtaaagtctctacgaatcatttgcagttagatgtatggatataatattagaatttaccgggggggaaaaaaaaaaaaacattttttttttcggcgtggccgggagtataacccacgatcgctgattccgaaagctgacgtcacagaagtcgcgcgccttagaccgctcggctcacgaacgtaatgaaatgggtgggatattttacagtgatgagtcactcactcttagtcgaaagagttacagacggacagacagagttacagacggacagacaaacatacaggtgaagctaatataaagcatgtaaaaaaaccCAGTTGCAGGAAGGGACGTCATATGAAGTCGGCCATCTTAGCTGGCGGTCGCAATAACATTGCAGATGTTAGAGGTGTGCAGAAGTGGAGTACAGAAGGGGGTCGCCTGAGAGGCATGAGAGCAGTCTACCTCCGAGGAGAAGCCAGCAGTCACTCTCCTCGTGAGGACATCGCGACGCCACCCTGACGTCACGCTGCCCGTCATCGCCACCACGTGATACTTGGTATCACTGGACTCAGAAAATCTTCAAGGAAAGCCACGTGGTGATACAATATTTTCAGGTGATAATCAAGCAGCCATAGctggaaaatattcaaagtccggAACGGACTTTAACTCTGGGCGTAAGCCGTTTTATACTAGTGAAATTATAATAGAGGAAAGTTGTGGATGGCTCATGATGACTATTCCTATGTCTGGTCAGTGAGCTTATCAGGGGTCGGTGTGGCTGTTGGTGGTGTTCATACGGGTTCGGACTTAAGACTTTTTACGGCTGAGACAAAGTCTGTACGTTGGTTTACGTGGCTTAGATAACCACACTTAcggttacctttttttttttttttttttttgaaaaactgcTTTGTTTATATGCCTTAGCATGAAGGGGCAactatgcaaatatttttttttggcgaaaTTCTAAAGTGTACACTTGTATTTACGATTGGATACGTAGATACTTATCGTGACACGACCAAGGAAAACACGCGTTCTGAACTCTGTCATCACTGGAGTGACTACGTGCGTGTGGTTGAACGACATTACACCGTGTGTTACGATGATGCTCCATGCAACCAGCTCTATGCAGTTAAGGCATCGCGGGACGACACCGGACGAGTGGCCAGCAAGTTAGCGGAGGAACCGCCAACTCGCTACCCAGTCGCTGCGTGCGCCTCAGGAGGAGCGAGTAGCACCGCGTGGAGCTCGTTCGCCCGATCGAGCCTCTGCGACTCGTCCGAGCCGCGGACCGCAAGGCCAGCACCACTCATTACGAGTGGCGCTGACTCTTCAGGCCTTTCAGTGTCGGACACTGTagttgtaaattaattttctttaaatacttGATGAGACATTACAGTACAGTCAAAGGCAGGTGCCTGATAGTGCACAAATATTTTGTGCTTTCACAAACTATATTCTTAGTTTAAATATTATTAGGATAAATCGTTTAAAGAATTTTCATAATAATGGTGTGTAAAATTGTTAATTGTATTTGGTAAAGCTTAACTTAAAAATCatttatgttgtttgttttcaTAGCTTCGTTTGtggtcatttatttattttctagctGGATTCTGCTTCTCAATTTTTTTAGTGTATGATAATGTTATTGCTGCGCATAAACCTTTGAAAATTACAAGCATAGTATGTATATTAATCTGGCAAATGAATTTGGCGCACAGTAATAAAGTAAAATGCACGGAGATAATGTTTCATTATATTGTGATAGTATAACAGATACGTTAATGTAGCAATTTTTTATTACAGTATCGCATTGGACGTATCCTGACGCACAAGCAAATGGAAACATTCAGAAACGATAAGCAATTCGTGAAGCAAGAGTTTCATTTCATATTTTGTGTGATATACATGCGCCCTCTGTTCATTGATGAATAAATTTGTGCCTGTACATAGCGCGTGTTATTGTTACTTCGAGGTTTAAGGAAACCCACCCAGTTACCGTGCTTGGTAACaaagtgtttaaaaatttttacgttATAGCattgtaatatattattaaataaaaaggtgGTGTACTTATTTGCGtgctagaagttatactttttatttatttaagaaactgaccaatttttgaaatttcttgtaacaataaataaataaatactcggtattcaataataatataaacatgtgtataaaacttaattattaaatttagtataaTAATCGATACCATTTTCAATTAATaaggaaaatcaataaatatgctgaatgtttattaaagtttttaaaattatttactaaatagAAATGTTGTAACGTATAATGCAATTAATTATACAAACGGAAACATGatttcacttatataaatacacatattCAAAATAAACAGAGATTTTTAGTTATATGGACCAGTACTCAATAGAAATCACTATatttctgaacgcgactcacccgtagttccacacccgccgctagaactagctaccggagcagctacgtcgactattgatcATTTTGATTTGCAAAGCGAAAGGTTAAGctgtataatgaaacgtctccgataaaaacaaaaacgtcttgcaaaaatacttaaccccgacttggacctgatttttgacaaggaattttatttaaattctgccCACCtattataaattcattaaaaagttaacacTTCCTAGTTTCTGCATAAATTAtatgattataaattatttagttttgaagGATGGTTGTACCACCGGCAATATTAAGTTTTATTCTTTATTTCCTATGCAAATTCATAGAAATTCATTTCCTaatcaatataattaatttaatattacttcaaGCAAAGATAGAGGATAAAGGTccacctagtatgaaataatcaattcaATGGGCTGAGctatgaatttaataatattattgcaatacgataaacaaattaactgtattcattatttttgcttaaagcacaatttgaataattcagttatttataatttaaaaaagtaaaaatacttTTCACAGCCACGTTTTGAACCACCAGCTGCGCTTTATATCTTCTACCTACTAAACCTACAAAtagaatatgtattttaattttaataacatcaTTATCCTTAAGATTTTAAAACTTGATggtctttactatgactattttagtttaccaaatatattttagggtagtttcactatattAAAGTTTCATATGGCATACCAATACTTTGGCATGTCCCCTtatgtttatgaaagtgactatatatgggtttatgttatTACGAGTGGATCAGCTATCTTCCTGTGAAAAATGCGTTACATGGTTGACGCGCATCGCAAAACTTtactctcatttttttttttcttccgtaagGCGCCTGAAGAAGTATGACTTGAACAGCAAGCAGCTGGTACATGAGCCGCTCTGCCGCTGCGAACCGGCCCCTCGCAGGGTCTCAGCCTCTCCCGGCAGCAGAGCTCCTTAGCGGCATCAATAATACAAGCAGCCGCCAACAAAGGACGCAGAGTCGCGACGAGGCGCCCTGGCGAGCCATGCATTATGAATCTGCGGCGCAGGGCGTCCCCCCGCCACTTTGGCAACACTGTCGTCCCCTCGCCGGGGGCGTGGGAACCCCCGCCCCCGCGCAGGTGCGAGCCCCCCCTCCAGCCCGGCGGAGCGATCCAGGTACTAATTACCACGTGAATTATTACGCGGAGGAGCTGTCCCCGCCGGGAGCCCGCGAGCCCCCCACTCCGCCTCCCAGCGCCTGGCGACACAAACCTCGGGACCTGCATTGCCGTCATCGACATAACTCACGATCAAATCAGGTCGAATCCTTTGTTGTTTATCCACTCAGCGCTTCTGGAGGAGGAACAACTACTTTAAATTATTCCACAAGTATTTCTCCGCTACTAAGAGAAATAACACAGTGACATAATTTACTGCATTTTATAATAGATATTGATATTCATAAACAGGAAAGCATGGGTTTAAACAACATTTTAGTGCAAGAAAGTAACTATGGgtgttattaaattatatttacacagGAAGAGCAACAACTGCTTATCAAGAACCAGTAACGTATAGGCTGCTTCCAGAGTTGAAGTGTTTTGTGTGAAATGTAGTTGTTACAGGAAACAGGCACTCGCAAGGAAACATGCCC from Bacillus rossius redtenbacheri isolate Brsri chromosome 1, Brsri_v3, whole genome shotgun sequence includes these protein-coding regions:
- the LOC134529898 gene encoding uncharacterized protein LOC134529898, with amino-acid sequence MISAHHGKPKSGSGEFARRQVVLAARVPPRETTESRALGGGDAGAFTENTRWASEAERAATTPSCEVTSVDASLLGPGREVTRVQGPEPTTSADETRSDGIKASKPVSTRPVGTRWCFMVCEYEELVRDHCGRFEEK